The DNA region AGAATCACTACTACAAATTTGGTATAGTTAGCCGTCTCCAGTGATGGTGACACTCTAAAATTCGAAGTACGACAAAATCTTGGTTGATTTGAAAGTGTAGTACAATTTAACAAACGGAAAAGGTTTCGTAAATACCCTCCTTCCATCTTTAGATTACTAAAATACCATAAGGTTTATTTTTGGGCCAAATATACTTTTTCAAACTAGcaaaaatttaacttttaaaaagcGCGTGGCGTTTTATAATTgatcacaaattttaatttcAGAATAAGTAAAAcccacctaatttttaagacCCAAACCCATTAATCCGCTTTAAAGTAAATGATACAAGAAACCATTTACCTGATTCTGAAAGAGAAGCTCTTATCTGTGTGTATATTGGCGCCGACATTGTTGGTGCTGTGTGCCGTCGCTGATGGTGGTGCTATGTACTTGGTAGGGCGGAGGAGGTATGTAGTGGTTGCTATATGTGATTCATAGTGCTTTTCTGGTACTCCGAAGCTTTCGAACACCATTCTGTCCACCAACTGCTCTAGTTCGCTCATTATTTGAACCAACATTTCCCCATGGCTTCCCAAACTCGGCCTGCTGATTGTATCATTTACTTTAAAACGGGTCAATGGGTTTGGATTTTAAAAATTGGGTGGATTTTAGTTATTCTGAAATTAAAATGTGTGACTAATTACAAATGTCATGTggctttttaaaaaagttaaatttgaCCTGTTTGAGGGGTGtatttgagttaaaaataaattttaagggtatttttaaAGCTAAAAGGTGAATGAAAGGATATTTTTAGACCCAAAGATGGAAGGAGAATATTTATGAGCAAAGGATATTTACAAGTCTTTTCCGTTTACCAAACTTGATATCACTAGGTAACCTAGGGAAACGATAGAAGGAAACCTATTTATTATTGTCCCGTGATATTTTCTATCCCTTATGAGTTGTTTGGTGTGCAATATCTCGGAATTATAATCCAACATATGTAAATAATGCAAAAAATatgatataaaatttatataaattttagcTAATTCCAACAATAAAAAAACGTCATAAatgtaattttaaattttatattgaaACTAATATGACATCTTAGTCCTGGTAACAGAAAGGCgagaaaaggacataaatggtcccttaactatgagaaAGAGAACAAAATAGTCATTAACTATACTTTGACTTGacggttttggtcctttaagtttgtcacaagttaacaaaaatgatcccttaaCTATGGGCTGTGATATTTGTGGTAGCGAGGGTAGAACTCGGAAGGCTGGCCAAGGTTGTGTCCTTCCAAGCGGATGAGGTCGGCTCGGTGGTGAGGGCTTGCGTGGAGGCGGCGTGCGACCACGAGCTTGGACGTCACTTCGTACGAGGgttggttaaaaatagtcccttaagtatgcacttaacgctttggtcctttaagttcaccaaaattaacatttttAGTCTCAGACAAAATATTAATCGAACTTTATTTATTAGATTTGACGAGAactatagatttttttttttttagctagaACTCATATTTAGAGGTACACATTATTAAAGAAAAGGTTAAATACCTCGGGACAATATCGACGGATGTCGGTCGGTTATAGAAAAAATCTACGGACTTGATAATGTCGAGAAAATAGTGTCTCGAACACAAGCCCAGACGGACTCTATCGATTAAAATCGAAGGAGTCCATTCGCTAAATAAAATATACCGGACttagaaataaattagaaatagcATAAACTACAAAAATTGTCACTACCAAAAATAAGCGAAAAATGATGGACGAAAACCGATGGATAAAATCGAGGGACATTATTTTTTACGAAAACGAACGGACGTCCGTCGGTTATTTTCGAGGGAAAATTTCAGaaactatttcttttttaaagaatCGCTACAATagaagtatttatttttataccaGATTTTCAGTAAAAACGAGTCTAGCGTATTTTACTTAGCCGATGGACTCCCTTGGTTTTAATCGACAGAGTCCCTCGGTCTTTATGTTCCGAGACATTATTTTCTGACATTATCAAGTCTGTAGGTTTTTCCTCAATTTTTCCCTATAACCGGCTGACATCCGTCTATTTTGTCCTGAGGTATTTGGTCTTTTCTTTAATAATGTatacctctaaatgtgagttctagctaatttttttcttttttttcacagttctcgtcaaatctaacaaacagagttcgaagaatattttggagaacttaaaggaccaaaactggtaagtgcatacttaagggactatttttaaccaacCTCGTAGTTAAGGGATCATTTTTATTAACTTGTGGTAAACTTACCCTTTGTTTGGATAGGTAACATTTCCGTGATTCATTAATGTACGGTATGGTATAGTACGATATGGTGTCGTATTGTATTATCTttgtattaatgaacacaatgtttAGATAGACgtatcgtttgttgtggtttaataacatttgcgTTGTTTGGTTTTATTTGTATGTTCTTTattataataacttgtaagtttactaaaatacccttaactcttaattagaaattagtttatatatattaataaaactcggagtaaagaataaaataagaactttaaaaaataagtaggtagt from Lycium ferocissimum isolate CSIRO_LF1 chromosome 2, AGI_CSIRO_Lferr_CH_V1, whole genome shotgun sequence includes:
- the LOC132048339 gene encoding uncharacterized protein LOC132048339 gives rise to the protein MLVQIMSELEQLVDRMVFESFGVPEKHYESHIATTTYLLRPTKYIAPPSATAHSTNNVGANIHTDKSFSFRIRFWMRELGNPVVRHTFREANSIAHLLGQEGMKKATPNQLVVLPTLYQPLAYNILLDKQGRCTSEKCLVMLVMF